The DNA region GATATTGATAACCCATAGGGAGTAACTTCTGTTCATGTGTCATAAGCAGAGAAGGGTGTGGAAGAGGCCACCTCGAAAATAAGCAAACATAATTATCACATACGTGATAAACACGTTACAGTTAGTTAAATACTAATATCCTTAAATAATTGATTTGTCATCTTCTCTAGATTTGTATAGTAATACCTTACTAGTAGTCTAGAATTCATGTATCACTCTCTCAATACAGTGCAAAACTCCGGTCTGAGTTGGTGGAGGATTGCGTGAGATGATCGTTGTAGAAAAACTCATCACAATGACGTGGGATTGGGCCTCTTGCTCCCCCAGAAATAGATTCCAGTCAAGTGTTCGATTTTTCCTAATCTTTTGAGTAATAACtatattcatttgtttcttAGAGTTCTTCTTCTTAGAGTTTTAAAGTTCTGAATCCTAATCATATTAATATTACAATTGTCCGAGTGCCCTCacaccataactcagccagatttcaCTAAGTCAGCTGTAACTCTTGGCTAAGTTATGCTTTAAGTCAGTCGTCcactcttactcaaatgtttttccatatatcagccgcaacatacctataactcagctgtcattACCTCTGTAAAAACGTTACatctgagttatttaatacacgtcagcaATTTCTGACGTGGCAATTGCATTTTTGTAGTTACGTTTTTTCCGGCAACATAAACCAAGGACACCCTGGgcattttgaaaatacccgaaatatcatagtaataaataaaagatttgttGATTCTGCtaatattacctaatttggaATATATTTGAGTAAATCTCCCATTACttaaaacccaaatttttgtttgtcacCAAGTAGAACCCACTCTTTGTATATAGAAGATCTTTTTTATTCATTGGAATTATACACCaatatcttcaatctctttctctctgtttgaTAAACAAGTTATCAGCACAGATTAGACGAGGAATTCACAGATTACCATTACGAGAAAATACAAACTACAATCTACGCAAATGGGAATGGAAGTCAAATCAGATGTTACCGTCTTGATAGACGACGAATCACAGCATCATCGAGATCAAAGGGACGGTTGGTGGCACCGAGAATGAGGATCCTTTGGCTGTCTTTTGACCTGAGCCCGTCCCAAGCTGCCATGAACTCATTTCTCATTCTTCTCGTAGCTTCGTGCTCGGACGAGCCACCACGAGCACCTAAAAGACTGTCGatctatcaaacaaacaaaaatcccGGTCAGTCACATATTCTCTCATCATCAATCCCGGACATAATAAAGAAGTGTATCCTAGTTACAAAATTCTCACctcatcaacaaaaataattacaagTGCTAGCTTGGTGGCAAAGGAAAAGAGAGCCATAGTGAGCTTCTCTGCATCTCCGAACCACTATACCAAACAAGGAACAGAGACAAGGCAGAGTCAGATCCGAGTATAAGTTACCACGCAGAATAATCGGAGTATCATAAATCATTTATGGCATTCTATTTACTACATTTTCCCTAAAAGACAAGTGTATGAAGACAGGCCCTAAGGTTGATTATTAAATGCAACATGCATACAAATAGACAAAAACACTGTTATACAACATAGTCCATTTTACCTTTGATGTAAGTGTTGAGCCCGTTATGCTAATGAAGTTTGCTCCaaatattcaccaaaaaaaaaataaagtttgctccaaattaaattaaaaagcaaacaaattaaggaaacaaattccgtatacttttaattaagaaaaaataaatattggtttattttaaattttacaattagtacaaaattatgtgttgaTTTGGGTTTACGAATAAGGTGgtaaaagtttagattttacaattttctctctttcacaTCCTATCCCGTTCAGAATCTTTGGGATCAAGAACTCTCTTCCATTTCTCTGCTCGGTAAAACAAAATTAcgtgttggtttaggtttacaaataaagttagggtttagattttacaatttaaacgaaattatacatcagtttgggtttacaaataaagtagttaggatttagatcttacaattaaaacaaaattatatgtcggtttgagtttacacataagttggttagggtttagattttacaattagaacaaaattatatgtaggtttggatttacaaatgagatggttaagatttagattttacaataagaatgaaattatatgtcggtttgagtttacaatgagatggttagggtttaaattttacaattagaatgaaattatatatcaatttgggtttataaagaGCAGTTTAagttttacaattagaatgaaattatctatcagtttgggtttaccacttgtaacgccccaaccgccacctcttagtgggcccagTCGTTTACCAATGTCAGTAATTGACGATTACACTATTCGAACAATTTTGAATTCACCTCAAACAAAAAATGGGGTAAACcctttaatttgattaaaaaatgaattcaaatatctaatcccagtccatggcccactttccttaatgtGGTGTCAGAGCCAAAcctagacgagtgtggagtcgagtgggctcacatcgttcggggtgacggtcttggtgtgcaacgaggacgttgcgatctgttagtagGGTGAATTGTGATACCCTGATTTCAGGGACATGCAGAGAGGtctaaaagaatttatttgaccacctatgtcaccaaagtacacttatcttttcggtcaatggGCCTGaaagaactccacagttaagcctgcttatgctggagtagtcttaggatgggtgaacTTCtaggaagtgactgtcggaactgtgcgagtgaggacaaaacatagagaaagatcatgtggtgatttgtagggacggtaaaaaGCATTTAAAACCTCCCGTacatagcaaaccgaccgtcagatataggatgggctcacgggcctagtgagaggaagtgaggcccattaaggaaggtgggtaCATGGACTGGGAGTGAACAAGAGGCGctctaagaggtggcggtcggggcgttacaagtggtatcagaacCGAACCCATATGAGTGTGTAGTCGAGTGCGCTCACACcatcgggggtgacggtcttggtgcgcaatgAGGACATTGCGATctattagtgggggtgaattgtgagaCTCCGGTTTGCggaaaagaattgatttggccacctatgccaccaaagtgcacttatctttttggtcaaggaatctgagagaactccagaatTTAGTGTGCTTAAGTGGGAGTAGTAtaaggatgggtgacctttcgggaagtgattgtcggaactgtacgagtgaggaaaaaaacacaaggaaagatgatgtggtgatttgtagggaaggtaaacaagtctttcaaacctctcggacgtagcaaaccgactgttggatatggatgggctcacaggcctagtgGGAGGACGTGAGGCCAATTAAGGAAGGTGGGACTTTGGACTGAGAGTGGATATTGGGCGCGCTAAGAGGTGGCgttcggggcgttacaagtggtatcagagctgaaCCCAGATGAGGGTGACAGttttggtgcgcaacgaggacgttgcgatctgttagtagGGATAAATTGTGACACCCGGTTTCAGAAACATGTGGACAAGTTTAAtagaattgatttagccacctatgtcaccaaagtgcacttatcttttcggtcaagagtCGTGATaaaactctagagttaagcgtgcttgagctgaagtagtctcaggatgggttaCTTTGAGGGAAGTAATTGTCAGAattgtgtgagtgaggacaaaacataggaaaagatcatgtggtgatttgtagggatggtaacaaatctttaaagcctcccagacgtagcaaaccaaccattggatatggatgggctcacagacctagtgagaggatatgaggcccattaagaaaggtgggcACATGGACTGGGAGTTGACATGGGCGCGCTaaaaggtggcggtcggggcgttacactactgttattcaaaacagttggtgtatttctattttatttattttttagggattctggaggatttgagaggattttttagttagaaatacaaaaatccaaatttcatgattttagatcggatttgaaagaattttacaacaaatcatatcaacttccttaaaatcttcaaaatcatttagtggggtgtattcaacttgatattttaagtgatttgtataaaatttacaaaacttatgttattcaatcatggattttaaaaagtttcctgaaatccactaatattgaactaatgatttaaaaatctacctTAAAATCTATTTGAGAGGATTTCTTTAGTTagaaatacagaaatccaaatcttatGGTTTTAGGTAAGATtgaaatacagaaatccaaatctcatggtatTCTTTCTTCAAATCATAATAAGATGTTTTATCTTTACCACCACAGCCTCATCACCTCACGGCTTCACCATCGACTTGATCCAGCGTCGCTCCaatgcatcttcttctcgagTCAGCTCTGATAGTCAGCTCGGATCACCTTACGCTAACACCGTCTTTGATGAAACCGAGTATCTAATGAAACTACAGATAGGTACCCCTCCTTTCGAGATCGAAGCTGTCTTAGACACAGGAAGCGAACTCGTGTGGACACAATGTTTGCCTTGCACTAACTGTTACGACCAATACGCTCCCATATTCGACCCTTCGCAATCCTCAACCTTCAAAGAGAAAAGATGCAACACCCATGACCACTCTTGCCCTTACGATCTTGTCTACGCAGACGGAAGCTATACCAAGGGAAACTTAGCAACCGAGACAGTCACGATCCATTCAACTTCAGGGGAACCCTTTGTGATGCCTCAAACCACTATTGGTTGTAGCCACAGTAGCTCAGGGATTAAAAGACCGAGTTCTTCGGGAATTGTTGGTCTAGACTGGGGACCTTTATCGCTCGTCACGCAGATGGGAGGGGAGTACCCAGGTTTCATCTCTTACTGCTTCTCTGGTAAAGGAACTAGTAAGATCAACTTTGGAGGGAATGCTATTATAGCAGGAGATGGTGTTGTATCAACCACTATGTTTATGACCACAGCAAAACCCGGTTTCTATTACCTAAACCTAGACGCGGTCAGCGTTGGGGACACCCGCATTGAAACATTGGGGACACCGTTTCATGCCTTGGAAGGGAACATGGTGATAGACTCTGGAACCACTTACACGTATTTGCCTGAGAGCTACTGTAACCTAGTAAAAGAGGCAGTGGAAAAAGTTGTGAAAGCGGATCGAGTAGTTGACACGAGCGGCAATGACTGGTTGTGCTACAATTCGGACACCATAGAGATATTTCCGGTGATCACAATGCATTTTTCTGGCGGTGCGGATCTTGTCTTGGAAAAGTACAATATGTATGTGGAATCGGAGGGAGGAGGACTGTTTTGTTTGGCTATTTTATGTGGTAGTGCGACACAAGAAGCTATCTTTGGGAATAGGGCACAGAATAATTTTTGGGTGAGTTATGATTCTTCTTCACTGCTGGTTTCTTTTAAGCCCACCGATTGTTCTGCGTTGTGGAGTTGaagaaacaaagcaagagaGTGTCTCTTTACgaactttttattattgtttttaacttATCGGCTTGTTATTTATATTGTTCCTTTCAATAAGCGCAATGAACATGGATATgtttaattgaataatataataTGCGAAGGTGTGTTGCCTAAagaatctaaaattttgtattggCAAATGATAATGTTATGTTTAGAATAGCAGAAAGAGatctatatataaatggaaACGTAAAACAACAatgaacaagaaagagagatactGTTCGGTCAACTGTTCGGTTCGAGAACCGATATCCGATATGGCGATAATGCTTGTATAATCGTATTTGTTGCCTATCTGTTCGAGTAGGTCTGGTTATTTCGGTTCAAGATTGCCGGACCGACTCGAAGAGATCAGCAACAAATACAATTACGCTATAAACGATTGCCTAGTTCTAATGTTTGGCAAATATTACCACTTTCCAAATGATAAAGTTACGTTTGTAACCTTAATTAACctcaaaagaacaaagaaatcgattataaaaaaaagagagttaaaatctCACCTTGGATACCTTTTTAGAACCCTAGGAGCCACAAGTTGTGATAACTCAACCTTTCGAGCCGTTTGAACCCTCTCATTTGGTCAAATATACACTTTTCTAGGAAGTGTGAATCGTTTCCTCTACCTTAGCGTTTGACGCAAGTAACTTACATTTACTCTTCAATACTTCctgttttatggtttttttttgtctggttTAGGTTTCCGAATAGAATTTATATATCTCTTAAGTTAGCTAGAGACAAACATTAAGTATCTCACTGTTTGATTTGCAGTGGTGGTTATCTATATTGGTGGTTTATGCTTGTGATCTAGTCGCTGAAAGCTCTATAATTCAGATTAAAGGTTTATAAGgattttgggtttagggtttcgtaAAAAAAATGGATAGGATCAACGGTCTATCAGATGACATTATATGCCACATACTATCTTTCCTTCGGATCAAAGAGTCTGCTCTAACGTCTATCCTCTCAAAGCGATGGCGTAATCTGTTTGCCTTCACACCGAATCTTCACTTTGATGATTGTGAAGTTGGTAGTGGACGAAGCTTCATTGATTTTATCGATAGATTATTGGTAGTGTCTGGAAACTTTCCCTTAAGGAAAATCACAATATGTCGTAAGAGTATTATTAACTTGGAAGTCTCGGATCATGTCACCCGATGGATGAAACGGGCGCTTAACCAATCACTTCTGGAGAAGTGATTTTAGTGCCTCTTGAGATCTTCACTAGCAAGACAATGGTTGAGCTGAAACTAGGAAAATTATTTTATGCAATGGAAGAGCTTCTTACTGCTTGCCTTGTGCTTGAGGAGTTAACCATTTGTGATGGGAGCTGGCAGAACGGTGAATGGTGTCGCACCATGTCTTCTTTAACCCTTAAGAAACTTACTATTAAGAGTATTAGGTTTAATAATTCGGTCATGAGTTTCGATACTCCGAGTCTTGCCTACTTAGAATACACTGATGTAGTTCCAAGAGAGTATCCGATTGTAAATCTTGAATCCCTTGTCGAAGCTAGGCTTGATCTTTATTGTCCTCGTTTTCATATTAGCAATCCAACAAATCTGATTAAGGGGTTAAGAAATGTTGAGGTCTTGGAGATATCATCTATTCGTACTTCAGAGGTaaagaattattttctttttttctttccatgtACACACACATTATTGCAGAATCCTTATCTTTGAACCTAGAATCTAAATCTTGTGACCTATGAAAACgtttcttgaggtttttggatCCGAAGAATGCAATTGTTTGATGACTATTGactaattgatatttttttttaattttaattttgtttgatcagATGCTCTATCATTTCCGTGAAGCAATCCCAGTGTTCAGCAACCTGATTCGTTTAACTATTACAACTCATTTTTATAGCTACCATTGGAAATATTTTCCAATACTTgtaaaaaaatctccaaatctaCATACTCTCATCATCAAGGTATAACCAAGAGAACCCGAATGTTTTATTGGACAAACTCAAATCTCTAATCTTCCCTCTTGTTTCAGGGTCCATTGCCCGTTTTTAAATCCGAAGGAGAATATGGATCATGTCCTGTGAAAGTATTGAAGATAACTGAGTACGTAGGAACAATTGCGGAGCTAGAGAAAATGAAACATTTCCTGGAGAAACTGTCAAGCCTTGAGCTCGTCAAAGTCTGTGCTTGTGCAATAAAAGACAAGGAAAAGGATCGAATCACCAAAGATCTGCTAAGGGTTCCTAGGTCGTCCAAGTGCAATATCAAGATCAAGTTTTGTGAGAAAACTAAGTAATGCATGATTTGTTCCCTCCTAGTTTTTAATAGTTAAATATTTATGTTGGAACATAATTCGGTTGTATGCACACTTGGTTACTATTGCTCTATTTACAACTAATTCATCTTAACTGAACAACTTGAATCGAAAGACGTATCCgtgtaaatatttaaaaatgtactTATACCCAAATTGACTTTGATGGATAGGAGCAAAATTTTCAACTTCTGTCAGGCCAAAATTGCAATGTGCTataggaaaagaaaattttgtgttGCTTCTAATTCTGTGAACAAACAACTTTGTAGCCATACACTTAGTTACCATGTGACAGGATGGTAAATGGATTAGAATATGCTAATAAACCAATCACCATTtgaaagaaaacttttttttatcatcagtGATGGGTCTCATCAGTGAGGAAGCAAACCGGTGGAAGGTGGGAACTGGGAAGGTTTCTCACTGGTGACGAAGCAAACTGATGGAAGGTGGAAAGGGTTCTCATAACAAACCGGTGGAAGGTGGGAATGGTTCTCGCTAGAACAACAAGCCGGTGGATTGGTGCTATATGAGCAAAGTCTCCAACCACTAGaatcaaattcatcatgaaaACGTAGTGGTCGGGAAAGTTGGAAACTAGtagaaaaataatgagaagtaaaattattgtaaaaacaaCAGATGGTTACAATATGATAAAGACAGATGGAAACACTCTGATCTACCAAAACTaacatttttcttcaaaaaccaAACGGAGACTTAGTCCTGCTCCCTCCTTCACCATATTGTGAGTTCCATTTTCTCAGCTCGTTCATTGTCGTCGCGTCGTAGGCCACAGATGGGCTCACCTGCATATCACATCACCCATACAAATGATAACAATCATATCTTTGTTGTTTATATCAATCACCGATAATGCAAAAGGCAAACAACGCAAAATCTCTAGCTTGTTATACTTTTTACGACTACATTACCTTAGCTTTAGACTGAACGAAGTCATCCAAACAGAGCGACCGTAGATCAGGAGACTCTTCCGCTCTCGCACCCTAAAGATTCAAACGAGAAAAAGAATCAAGCAAAACAGCTACGAAAGTAACCAGACTATATTTTAATGCAGATTCTGTaccttttgttcttcttgtaaCAGTTCTTGAACAGGCCTGTACGCAGCAGCAATGCATAGATTCTGCAATATAAACCACAACAGAAATGAATAAGAATACATACTGACAAGTGCCGTCACAAGCtgggaataaaaaaaaaacggatacCAACCTTCAGATCACTACCAGAATAACCTTCAGTTTCCTTTGCAAGTTTGTCGAACTGGAAACCAGATTCAAGATTTTCTGGAGTTAGAAATATTTTCAGTATCTTTGACCTGTTTTCAGCATCTGGTAAGTCGACATATATCCTACAATCCCCATAGGAAATCAAAAGCTTTCAATTAGACGAGGAATTCACAGATTACCATTACGAGAAAATATTAACTACAATCTTCAGAAATGGAAATGGAAGTCAAACAGATGTTACCGTCTTGGTAGACGACGAATCACAGCATCATCAAGATCAAAGGGACGGTTGGTGGCACCGAGAATGAGGATCCTTTGGCTGTCTTTTGACCTGAGGCCGTCCCAAGCTGCCATGAACTCATTTCTCATTCTTCTGGTAGCTTCGTGCTCGGAAGAACCACCACGAGCACCTAAAAGACTGTCGatctatcaaacaaacaaaaaccccGGTCAGTCACATATTTACTCATCATCAATCCCGGACATAATAAAGAAACTGTATCCTAGTTACAAAATTCTCACCTCATCAACAAATATAATTACAGGTGCTAGCTTCGTGGCAAAGGAAAAGAGAGCCTTAGTGAGCTTCTCTGCATCTCCGAACCACTATATCAAACAAGGAGCGGAGACAAGGCAGAGTCAGATAATCGGAGTATCATAAATCATTTATGGCATTCTAATTACTACATTTTTCCCTAAAAGACAAGTGTATCAAGACAAGCCCTAGGGATGAAGCATAATCGTTAAGGTTGATCATTAAATGAAACATGCATacaaatagacaaaaaaacacatttatacGACATAGTCCATTGTACCTTTGATGTAAGTGTTGAGCCCGTAATGCTAATGAAGTTTGCTCCAGCTTCTGTTGCAAGTGCCTTGGCGAGGAGCGTCTTACCCGTTCCAGGAGGACCGAAAAGCAGTATTCCTTTACAGGGCTGAAAAAAAGGTCGTGTCATCAGGAATATCAGCCAAGATGAACAGAAGTACCTGacctagaaaaaaaatgatatttccCAAACAAAATGCAATACCCGCAAGAGATTTCCACGGGAGAAAAGCTCTGGCCTTCTCATGGGGAGAATAACCAGCTCATTTAATGCCTTTTTCACGTTTTCGAGCGCCCCAATATCTTCAAATGTGACGCCTATTTCTCCAGGAGCAACCACAGCCGAGACAAAATTTCTTTCATACTCATCCTTAGCAAGATTCTGCAATACATTGTCTCTTAACATCATTGTTACTCAAAAGTACTCAAAATCCATATACCATAATCCAAGGTAGGAAAGTAACCTTCAAGTTTTGTGAGGGCTTTAGGGAATTATCTTCTAATTTTCTTAACCTCCCAATTGATATTTCAAGGCTTGAAAAAACGGATAAAACgtaataagttaaaaataaataaaattacagaTCCACAAGATATAGCCACTGTCATATGTACCTTTCACGAGGCAGAGATAAGCGACCTCCTTTTACCAATGGGTCAGGACAAGAAGCTAAATAGTGGTTTTTGGCCCAGCCAAGAACTTTTTCTGCTTCTGCAAAAACAAAGCCACAAGTTTCTgagttctcttcttcatcatatagatattttaattcTAGAAAAAAAGGGCAAAAGTCAAATGTTGCAACAGCGGAAAAAAAGCAGCAGATATCAAACGTCAAGCACAAGAACTGTTTCCAATCTCAACTAAATCTNNNNNNNNNNNNNNNNNNNNNNNNNNNNNNNNNNNNNNNNNNNNNNNNNNNNNNNNNNNNNNNNNNNNNNNNNNNNNNNNNNNNNNNNNNNNNNNNNNNNNNNNNNNNNNNNNNNNNNNNNNNNNNNNNNNNNNNNNNNNNNNNNNNNNNNNNNNNNNNNNNNNNNNNNNNNNNNNNNNNNNNNNNNNNNNNNNNNNNNNNNNNNNNNNNNNNNNNNNNNNNNNNNNNNNNNNNNNNNNNNNNNNNNNNNNNNNNNNNNNNNNNNNNNNNNNNNNNNNNNNNNNNNNNNNNNNNNNNNNNNNNNNNNNNNNNNNNNNNNNNNNNNNNNNNNNNNNNNNNNNNNNNNNNNNNNNNNNNNNNNNNNNNNNNNNNNNNNNNNNNNNNNNNNNNNNNNNNNNNNNNNNNNNNNNNNNNNNNNNNNNNNNNNNNNNNNNNNNNNNNNNNNNNNNNNNNNNNNNNNNNNNNNNNNNNNNNNNNNNNNNNNNNNNNNNNNNNNNNNNNNNNNNNNNNNNNNNNNNNNNNNNNNNNNNNNNNNNNNNNNNNNNNNNNNNNNNNNNNNNNNNNNNNNNNNNNNNNNNNNNNNNNNNNNNNNNNNNNNNNNNNNNNNNNNNNNNNNNNNNNNNNNNNNNNNNNNNNNNNNNNNNNNNNNNNNNNNNNNNNNNNNNNNNNNNNNNNNNNNNNNNNNNNNNNNNNNNNNNNNNNNNNNNNNNNNNNNNNNNNNNNNNNNNNNNNNNNNNNNNNNNNNNNNNNNNNNNNNNNNNNNNNNNNNNNNNNNNNNNNNNNNNNNNNNNNNNNNNNNNNNNNNNNNNNNNNNNNNNNNNNNNNNNNNNNNNNNNNNNNNNNNNNNNNNNNNNNNNNNNNNNNNNNNNNNNNNNNNNNNNNNNNNNNNNNNNNNNNNNNNNNNNNNNNNNNNNNNNNNNNNNNNNNNNNNNNNNNNNNNNNNNNNNNNNNNNNNNNNNNNNNNNNNNNNNNNNNNNNNNNNNNNNNNNNNNNNNNNNNNNNNNNNNNNNNNNNNNNNNNNNNNNNNNNNNNNNNNNNNNNNNNNNNNNNNNNNNNNNNNNNNNNNNNNNNNNNNNNNNNNNNNNNNNNNNNNNNNNNNNNNNNNNNNNNNNNNNNNNNNNNNNNNNNNNNNNNNNNNNNNNNNNNNNNNNNNNNNNNNNNNNNNNNNNNNNNNNNNNNNNNNNNNNNNNNNNNNNNNNNNNNNNNNNNNNNNNNNNNNNNNNNNNNNNNNNNNNNNNNNNNNNNNNNNNNNNNNNNNNNNNNNNNNNNNNNNNNNNNNNNNNNNNNNNNNNNNNNNNNNNNNNNNNNNNNNNNNNNNNNNNNNNNNNNNNNNNNNNNNNNNNNNNNNNNNNNNNNNNNNNNNNNNNNNNNNNNNNNNNNNNNNNNNNNNNNNNNNNNNNNNNNNNNNNNNNNNNNNNNNNNNNNNNNNNNNNNNNNNNNNNNNNNNNNNNNNNNNNNNNNNNNNNNNNNNNNNNNNNNNNNNNNNNNNNNNNNNNNNNNNNNNNNNNNNNNNNNNNNNNNNNNNNNNNNNNNNNNNNNNNNNNNNNNNNNNNNNNNNNNNNNNNNNNNNNNNNNNNNNNNNNNNNNNNNNNNNNNNNNNNNNNNNNNNNNNNNNNNNNNNNNNNNNNNNNNNNNNNNNNNNNNNNNNNNNNNNNNNNNNNNNNNNNNNNNNNNNNNNNNNNNNNNNNNNNNNNNNNNNNNNNNNNNNNNNNNNNNNNNNNNNNNNNNNNNNNNNNNNNNNNNNNNNNNNNNNNNNNNNNNNNNNNNNNNNNNNNNNNNNNNNNNNNNNNNNNNNNNNNNNNNNNNNNNNNNNNNNNNNNNNNNNNNNNNNNNNNNNNNNNNNNNNNNNNNNNNNNNNNNNNNNNNNNNNNNNNNNNNNNNNNNNNNNNNNNNNNNNNNNNNNNNNNNNNNNNNNNNNNNNNNNNNNNNNNNNNNNNNNNNNNNNNNNNNNNNNNNNNNNNNNNNNNNNNNNNNNNNNNNNNNNNNNNNNNNNNNNNNNNNNNNNNNNNNNNNNNNNNNNNNNNNNNNNNNNNNNNNNNNNNNNNNNNNNNNNNNNNNNNNNNNNNNNNNNNNNNNNNNNNNNNNNNNNNNNNNNNNNNNNNNNNNNNNNNNNNNNNNNNNNNNNNNNNNNNNNNNNNNNNNNNNNNNNNNNNNNNNNNNNNNNNNNNNNNNNNNNNNNNNNNNNNNNNNNNNNNNNNNNNNNNNNNNNNNNNNNNNNNNNNNNNNNNNNNNNNNNNNNNNNNNNNNNNNNNNNNNNNNNNNNNNNNNNNNNNNNNNNNNNNNNNNNNNNNNNNNNNNNNNNNNNNNNNNNNNNNNNNNNNNNNNNNNNNNNNNNNNNNNNNNNNNNNNNNNNNNNNNNNNNNNNNNNNNNNNNNNNNNNNNNNNNNNNNNNNNNNNNNNNNNNNNNNNNNNNNNNNNNNNNNNNNNNNNNNNNNNNNNNNNNNNNNNNTACCTTTGATGTAAGTGTTGAGCCCGTAATGCTAATGAAGTTTGCTCCAGCTTCTGTTGCAAGTGCCTTGGCGAGGAGCGTCTTACCCGTTCCAGGAGGACCGAAAAGCAGTATTCCTTTACAGGGCTGAAAAAAAGGTCGTGTCATCAGGAATATCAGCCAAGATGAACAGAAGTACCTGacctagaaaaaaaatgatatttccCAAACAAAATGCAATACCCGCAAGAGATTTCCACGGG from Camelina sativa cultivar DH55 chromosome 3, Cs, whole genome shotgun sequence includes:
- the LOC104777941 gene encoding aspartic proteinase CDR1-like, yielding MFLCRPAHLFGKEASSPHGFTIDLIQRRSNASSSRVSSDSQLGSPYANTVFDETEYLMKLQIGTPPFEIEAVLDTGSELVWTQCLPCTNCYDQYAPIFDPSQSSTFKEKRCNTHDHSCPYDLVYADGSYTKGNLATETVTIHSTSGEPFVMPQTTIGCSHSSSGIKRPSSSGIVGLDWGPLSLVTQMGGEYPGFISYCFSGKGTSKINFGGNAIIAGDGVVSTTMFMTTAKPGFYYLNLDAVSVGDTRIETLGTPFHALEGNMVIDSGTTYTYLPESYCNLVKEAVEKVVKADRVVDTSGNDWLCYNSDTIEIFPVITMHFSGGADLVLEKYNMYVESEGGGLFCLAILCGSATQEAIFGNRAQNNFWVSYDSSSLLVSFKPTDCSALWS
- the LOC109130798 gene encoding F-box protein At1g19070-like, which translates into the protein MDRINGLSDDIICHILSFLRIKESALTSILSKRWRNLFAFTPNLHFDDCEVGSGRSFIDFIDRLLVVSGNFPLRKITICRKSIINLEVSDHVTRWMKRALNQSLLEK
- the LOC104779268 gene encoding putative F-box/LRR-repeat protein At3g58920, producing MEELLTACLVLEELTICDGSWQNGEWCRTMSSLTLKKLTIKSIRFNNSVMSFDTPSLAYLEYTDVVPREYPIVNLESLVEARLDLYCPRFHISNPTNLIKGLRNVEVLEISSIRTSEMLYHFREAIPVFSNLIRLTITTHFYSYHWKYFPILVKKSPNLHTLIIKGPLPVFKSEGEYGSCPVKVLKITEYVGTIAELEKMKHFLEKLSSLELVKVCACAIKDKEKDRITKDLLRVPRSSKCNIKIKFCEKTK
- the LOC104777943 gene encoding spastin, producing the protein MRRPELFSRGNLLRPCKGILLFGPPGTGKTLLAKALATEAGANFISITGSTLTSKWFGDAEKLTKALFSFATKLAPVIIFVDEIDSLLGARGGSSEHEATRRMRNEFMAAWDGLRSKDSQRILILGATNRPFDLDDAVIRRLPRRIYVDLPDAENRSKILKIFLTPENLESGFQFDKLAKETEGYSGSDLKNLCIAAAYRPVQELLQEEQKGARAEESPDLRSLCLDDFVQSKAKVSPSVAYDATTMNELRKWNSQYGEGGSRTKSPFGF